DNA sequence from the Streptomyces cinnabarinus genome:
ACAAGGTGCTGGAGGGGCCCGGGGTGCGGTCGGCGGCGGGATTTCCGTTGCGAGTCAGGGAAGTGCTGCTGATGCAGTGGCCCTTCGGGGGAGAGCGCTATCTGGCCGGAGTCGCGCGGGTGCTGGCTCAACCTGTGGGCGGCGCACTGGCGTTGTCGCTGACCACTCTGCTGTGCGCGTATCTGCTCACGACCCTGCGCAGCAGGGTCCGATGACGACCGTCCGGGCCCATTCGATGCCTGTCGTGCGCACAACTCCCCGTGGAAAGCCCATTTCTTTCCGATAAGGCGTCAATTGCGACGGGGTGAGCGATCACCCTTTCGTGTGCTTTTCACCAAAGACCTCAAGGGAGTTGGAGAGGGCGCCGACAAAGGATCCGTGAGTACCCTTGCGCACACCATGATGACCGCCGCCCGCGCCGCCGACTCCGGTCTCGTCGGCCCGGGCGAACTCGACCGCTACCCCTACGCCGAGGCCCCTGTCGCCGACCGCGTCGGACCCCCCACCTGGGAGGGCGCGGAGCCGGAGCTGGGCCGCGTGGGCCGACGTGCCGCGGGCAGCCGCGGACGCGGACTGCACGGCCAACTCGTCCAGCAGCTCGGCCAGATGATCGTCTCCGGCGACCTGGGTGCCGACCGCCCGCTGGTGCCCGAGGAGATCGGCCAGCGCTTCGAGGTCTCCCGCACCGTCGTCCGTGAGTCGCTCCGCGTCCTGGAGGCCAAGGGCCTGGTCAGCGCCCGGCCGAACGTCGGCACGCGCGTGCGTCCCGTCAGCGACTGGAACCTCCTCGACCCGGACATCATCGAGTGGCGGGCCTTCGGGCCGCAGCGCGACGACCAGCGGCGTGAGCTGAGCGAGCTGCGCTGGACGATCGAACCGCTCGCCGCGCGCCTCGCCGCGGGGCACGGCCGGGAGGACATCCAGCAGCGGCTGGCCGACATGGTCGAGATCATGGGCCATGCCCTGGGGCAGGGCGATGCCCTCACCTTCTCCCGCGCGGACGCCGAGTTCCACTCGCTGCTCATCCAGGTCGCCAGCAACCGCATGCTGGAGCACCTCTCCGGGATCGTCTCGGCCGCGCTCCAGGTCTCGGGCGGTCCGGTCACGGGCTGTGAGCGGCCGAACGAGTCGTCGCTGGCCCACCACGGCCGGATCGTCGACGCCCTCGCCGCCGGTGACGGTGGGGCGGCGGAGACGGCGATGCGGCAGCTGCTCACCGTCCACCCAGAGGTGGAGCGCGTGGTGCCCGCCCCGCGCGAGCACTGACCGCGCCCCGCGGGCGGCGCGGCCGGGGATGCCTCCCCCTCCTGTGGCATCGCTCGGCCGGCGAACCGCCTCCCGTCGGACCCCGCAGGATCCGGGTGATCCTGCGGGGTCCGACGGTGCGGCGAGGCGGCGGCACGGGCGGTACGTTTGGGTTCAAGGCCTCCGGCTGACCTGAACTGTCCGTATCTGACAGTTTTTGAGTGCTTACGGGGTGTGACTCGGGCCACGCAGATTGGGCGTAACGCTCGTGGGAACAGCGCGATGACCTAAGAGGTGACTGCCGCGGAGGGAATACGGACGCCATACAAGGCGCTGTGCATCTTCCCGGCCCCCGCCCGCACCGTCGGCCCATCCCCAAGCCGGTGGTCGGCTCCTGTCCGTCGTGGACGGGGCCGGAAGCCGTTTTCCAACGTTCCGAGAGGTTGTTCGTGTCGGCCAGCACATCCCGTACGCTCCCGCCGGAGATCGCCGAGTCCGTCTCTGTCATGGCGCTCATTGAGCGGGGAAAGGCTGAGGGGCAGATCGCCGGCGATGACGTGCGTCGGGCCTTCGAAGCTGACCAGATTCCGGCCACTCAGTGGAAGAACGTACTGCGCAGCCTCAACCAGATCCTCGAGGAAGAGGGTGTGACGCTGATGGTCAGTGCCGCGGAGCCCAAGCGCACCCGAAAGAGCGTCGCAGCGAAGAGTCCGGCCAAGCGCACCGCCACCAAGACGGTCGCGGCGAAGACGGTGACCACCAAGAAGGCCACCGCCACCGCCACGCCTGCGGCACCCGCCGCCGACGCGGCCGTCGAGGACGAGGCACCCGCGAAGAAGGCCGCTGCCAAGAAGACGACGACCGCCAAGAAGGCGGCCGCGAAGAAGACCGTCGCCAAGAAGACGGCGGCGAAGAAGACCACCGCCAAGAAGGACGACGCCGAGTCGGCCGAGGACGAGGTCCTCGAAGAGGCCAAGCCCGGCGAGGGCGAGCCCGAGGGCGCCGAGAGCGCCGGCTTTGTGCTCTCCGACGAGGACGAGGACGACGCGCCCGCCCAGCAGGTCGCCGCCGCCGGTGCCACCGCCGACCCGGTCAAGGACTACCTCAAGCAGATCGGCAAGGTCCCGCTGCTCAACGCCGAGCAGGAGGTCGAGCTCGCCAAGCGCATCGAGGCCGGCCTGTTCGCCGAGGACAAGCTGGCCAACGCCGACAAGCTCGCCCCCAAGCTCAAGCGCGAGCTGGAGATCATCGCCGAGGACGGCCGCCGCGCCAAGAACCACCTGCTGGAGGCCAACCTCCGACTGGTGGTCTCCCTGGCCAAGCGCTACACCGGCCGCGGCATGCTCTTCCTGGACCTGATCCAGGAGGGCAACCTCGGTCTGATCCGCGCGGTCGAGAAGTTCGACTACACCAAGGGCTACAAGTTCTCCACGTACGCCACCTGGTGGATCCGTCAGGCGATCACCCGCGCCATGGCCGACCAGGCCCGCACCATCCGTATCCCGGTGCACATGGTCGAGGTCATCAACAAGCTCGCGCGCGTGCAGCGCCAGATGCTCCAGGACCTGGGCCGCGAGCCCACCCCGGAGGAGCTGGCCAAGGAACTCGACATGACCCCCGAGAAGGTCATCGAGGTCCAGAAGTACGGCCGCGAGCCCATCTCGCTGCACACCCCGCTGGGCGAGGACGGCGACAGCGAGTTCGGTGACCTCATCGAGGACTCCGAGGCCGTCGTCCCGGCCGACGCGGTCAGCTTCACGCTCCTCCAGGAGCAGCTGCACTCCGTCCTCGACACCCTGTCCGAGCGCGAGGCGGGCGTCGTCTCCATGCGTTTCGGTCTCACCGACGGTCAGCCGAAGACCCTCGACGAGATCGGCAAGGTGTACGGCGTGACGCGCGAGCGCATCCGCCAGATCGAGTCCAAGACGATGTCGAAGCTGCGCCACCCGTCGCGTTCCCAGGTGCTGCGCGACTACCTCGACTAGGTCGCGGCCCTACGACGCCGAAGGCCCGGTTCCCCGAGCGGGAGCCGGGCCTTCGCGTTGCCCGCGCGGGTGCGGGGCGCGACGGCGTGGATCACGCTGGGTGTCCCGAGGGAACCCTGAGTGAGGAGCGCGTATGCGTCGTCCCCTGGTCCGGGCGCTGGCCCGGCCACTGGTCCTGGCTGCCGCGGCGGCCGTCATACCCCTGGCGTCCGCCGCACCGGCGGCCGCCGACAGTGTCATCGTCGGGGGATTCCCCGTCGAGGTCTCCGACAGCCCCTGGACGGTGGCGCTGTCCAGCCGTGACCGGTTCGGGGGTACGCGCTCCGGGCAGTTCTGCGGTGGTGTGGCGGTCGGCCCGTCCACCGTGCTCACCGCGGCCCACTGCATGGGCGAGGACATCCTCGGGGCGCCGCCGGACCAGCTGGACGACCTCAAGGTCATAGCCGGGCGCACGGACCTGCGGACGAGCGCGGGGCAGGAGATCGACGTACGGGAGACCTGGGTGAATCCGGGGTACGACGACGTCACCAACGCCGGGGACTTCGCCGTGCTCACCCTTGCCGAGCCACTGCCGCGGGAGTCGGTGATCGCGATGGCGGCGGCGGGGGACCGGGCGTACGCGCCGGGCGCGTCGGCCATGGTCTACGGCTGGGGAGACGCGACCGGGGGCGGCGACTACGCGGACGGTCTGCGGGCGGCGCGCGTGCACGTGCTCTCCGACAGCCGCTGCGAGCGCGCCTATCCCGGCGGCGGTGACGGCTCCTACCTCGCCGACAGCATGCTGTGCGCCGGTGAGGTGCTGGGCGGGCGGGACGCCTGCCAGGGGGACAGCGGAGGACCGCTGGTCGCCGAGGGGCGGCTGATCGGGCTGGTGTCCTGGGGGAGCGGCTGCGGCCGCCCGGGCAGCCCCGGGGTCTATACGCGGGTGTCCGACGCCCTGACGAAACTGGGCTGGGACGTCGCCGCCGCGCGAGGGGCGCGCACGGAGCCCTGAGCGGTTCTCCTACGCGTACGGGCGGCTGCCCCTGGAAATCAGGGGCAGCCGCCCGTACACCGGCCTAATGCCTGGAGCTGGCTCGTCGTGGACGCGAGGTGTCAGCGCTCATCTTCGGAAGCGGTGGCGGGAACGGTCGTCAGCCGCTCCGTCTCGTCCTGTATCTCAGCGGCGATCTTCTTGAGTCCCGGCTCGAACTTGCGGCCGTGGTGGGCGCAGAAGAGCAGTTCTCCGCCGCTTACCAGGACGACGCGCAGGTATGCCTGGGCGCCGCAACGGTCGCAGCGATCGGCGGCCGTCAGCGGGCTCGCGGGGGTCAGAACAGTAGTCACGTCGCCTCTTCTCTAGCTCGACGAGCTGTCGTACCAGGGTCAACATCCAACCAGCCCGAAAACGTTCCCGCTCGTGGCTTTTCCTTGAAAAATCTTTCCAGGCGGCTGGCTGCTGCAGGTTGGCGGCGAATGTGCCGTATTGCGTGTCTGTGTGTCTTACGGGTTCGCGCTGTCGGTCGGTGTCGGTCCCCCCGGCTGGATTGCCGGTTTGTTCATGAGGACGTGCCCGGAGCCTAAATGGTTCATGCCTGGAAGGGAACGTGATATGTACTTCACTCCATCGAGGGATCGAACAGGCATGCGACTCTGGACTAGTCTGCCAACAGACGAGGGTGGCGTTACATCGGCTCTACCAGGCCTCGGTACCCTCTGAGCGGCAACCGAAGCCACGCCCTTACTCACAAGGGCACCATCTGAAATTCAGCGAGGAGCGAACCGCGTGACCGCCGAGACGTCCGTGCCGTCCACAGCGCTGCTGGCAGGAGCAGACCGGGACGGTTCCAACTACACCGCGCGGCACCTGCTCGTCCTTGAGGGCCTCGAAGCCGTGCGTAAGCGTCCGGGCATGTACATCGGCTCGACCGACAGCCGCGGCCTGATGCACTGCCTCTGGGAGATCATCGACAACTCTGTGGACGAGGCCCTCGGGGGCTACTGCGACCACATCGAGGTCGTCCTTCATGACGACGGCTCGGTCGAGGTCCGCGACAACGGCCGTGGCATCCCCGTCGACGTCGAGCCCAAGACGGGCCTGTCCGGCGTCGAGGTCGTCATGACGAAGCTGCACGCCGGCGGCAAGTTCGGCGGCGGCTCCTACGCCGCCTCCGGCGGTCTGCACGGCGTGGGTGCCTCCGTGGTGAACGCCCTGTCCGCGCGGCTGGACGTCGAGGTGGACCGCAGCGGTCACACCCACGCGATCAGCTTCCGGCGCGGTGTGCCCGGCGCCTTCGCCGCCACGGGCCCCGACGCCAAGTTCGAGGCGACCAGTGGTCTGCGCAAGCCCAAGAAGATCCCCAAGACCCGCACCGGCACGCGCGTGCGCTACTGGGCCGACCGCCAGATCTTCCTGAAGGACGCCAAGCTCTCCCTGGAGAACCTCCACCAGCGCGCCCGCCAGACCGCCTTCCTGGTGCCCGGCCTGACCATCGTCGTCCGTGACGAGTTCGGCCTCGGCGAGGGCGGCAGCAAGGGTGAGGAGTCCTTCCGCTTCGACGGCGGCATCAGCGAGTTCTGCGAGTACCTCGCCACCGACAAGCCGGTCTGCGACGTCCTCCGCTTCTCCGGCCAGGGCACCTTCAGGGAGACCGTCCCGGTCCTGGACGAGCACGGGCAGATGACCCCCACGCAGGTCACCCGGGAACTCGACGTCGATGTCGCGATGCGCTGGGGCACGGGCTACGACACGACTCTGAAGTCGTTCGTGAACATCATCGCCACCCCCAAGGGCGGCACCCATGTCGCGGGCTTCGAGACCGCCGTCACCAGCACGCTCAACGAGGTGCTGCGCGCCAAGAAGCTGCTGCGTGTAGCGGAGGACGACGTCGTCAAGGACGACGCCCTGGAGGGCCTCACCGCCGTCGTCACGGTGCGGCTGGCCGAACCTCAGTTCGAGGGGCAGACCAAGGAGGTGCTCGGCACCTCGGCGGCCCGCCGCATCGTGAACACCGTGATCACCAAG
Encoded proteins:
- a CDS encoding DNA gyrase/topoisomerase IV subunit B, whose protein sequence is MTAETSVPSTALLAGADRDGSNYTARHLLVLEGLEAVRKRPGMYIGSTDSRGLMHCLWEIIDNSVDEALGGYCDHIEVVLHDDGSVEVRDNGRGIPVDVEPKTGLSGVEVVMTKLHAGGKFGGGSYAASGGLHGVGASVVNALSARLDVEVDRSGHTHAISFRRGVPGAFAATGPDAKFEATSGLRKPKKIPKTRTGTRVRYWADRQIFLKDAKLSLENLHQRARQTAFLVPGLTIVVRDEFGLGEGGSKGEESFRFDGGISEFCEYLATDKPVCDVLRFSGQGTFRETVPVLDEHGQMTPTQVTRELDVDVAMRWGTGYDTTLKSFVNIIATPKGGTHVAGFETAVTSTLNEVLRAKKLLRVAEDDVVKDDALEGLTAVVTVRLAEPQFEGQTKEVLGTSAARRIVNTVITKELKAFLTSTKRDAAAQARVVMEKAVAAARTRIAARQHKDAQRRKTALESSSLPAKLADCRSDDVERSELFIVEGDSALGTAKLARNSEFQALLPIRGKILNVQKSSVTDMLKNAECGAIIQVIGAGSGRTFDIDAARYGKIVMMTDADVDGSHIRCLLLTLFQRYMRPMVEAGRVFAAVPPLHRIEIVQPKKGQDKYVYTYSDRELRDKLMEFQSKGVRYKDSIQRYKGLGEMDADQLAETTMDPRHRTLRRINLSDLEAAEQVFDLLMGNDVAPRKEFISSSAATLDRSRIDA
- a CDS encoding FadR/GntR family transcriptional regulator, whose product is MSTLAHTMMTAARAADSGLVGPGELDRYPYAEAPVADRVGPPTWEGAEPELGRVGRRAAGSRGRGLHGQLVQQLGQMIVSGDLGADRPLVPEEIGQRFEVSRTVVRESLRVLEAKGLVSARPNVGTRVRPVSDWNLLDPDIIEWRAFGPQRDDQRRELSELRWTIEPLAARLAAGHGREDIQQRLADMVEIMGHALGQGDALTFSRADAEFHSLLIQVASNRMLEHLSGIVSAALQVSGGPVTGCERPNESSLAHHGRIVDALAAGDGGAAETAMRQLLTVHPEVERVVPAPREH
- a CDS encoding RNA polymerase sigma factor, whose translation is MSASTSRTLPPEIAESVSVMALIERGKAEGQIAGDDVRRAFEADQIPATQWKNVLRSLNQILEEEGVTLMVSAAEPKRTRKSVAAKSPAKRTATKTVAAKTVTTKKATATATPAAPAADAAVEDEAPAKKAAAKKTTTAKKAAAKKTVAKKTAAKKTTAKKDDAESAEDEVLEEAKPGEGEPEGAESAGFVLSDEDEDDAPAQQVAAAGATADPVKDYLKQIGKVPLLNAEQEVELAKRIEAGLFAEDKLANADKLAPKLKRELEIIAEDGRRAKNHLLEANLRLVVSLAKRYTGRGMLFLDLIQEGNLGLIRAVEKFDYTKGYKFSTYATWWIRQAITRAMADQARTIRIPVHMVEVINKLARVQRQMLQDLGREPTPEELAKELDMTPEKVIEVQKYGREPISLHTPLGEDGDSEFGDLIEDSEAVVPADAVSFTLLQEQLHSVLDTLSEREAGVVSMRFGLTDGQPKTLDEIGKVYGVTRERIRQIESKTMSKLRHPSRSQVLRDYLD
- a CDS encoding S1 family serine peptidase, which encodes MRRPLVRALARPLVLAAAAAVIPLASAAPAAADSVIVGGFPVEVSDSPWTVALSSRDRFGGTRSGQFCGGVAVGPSTVLTAAHCMGEDILGAPPDQLDDLKVIAGRTDLRTSAGQEIDVRETWVNPGYDDVTNAGDFAVLTLAEPLPRESVIAMAAAGDRAYAPGASAMVYGWGDATGGGDYADGLRAARVHVLSDSRCERAYPGGGDGSYLADSMLCAGEVLGGRDACQGDSGGPLVAEGRLIGLVSWGSGCGRPGSPGVYTRVSDALTKLGWDVAAARGARTEP
- a CDS encoding DUF7455 domain-containing protein, coding for MTTVLTPASPLTAADRCDRCGAQAYLRVVLVSGGELLFCAHHGRKFEPGLKKIAAEIQDETERLTTVPATASEDER